A single region of the Leptothrix cholodnii SP-6 genome encodes:
- a CDS encoding leucyl aminopeptidase, whose translation MDVRALQVANEDLPGQAAAALVVVLSADASAWQLPPVLSDLAHDAVRHGDLELKAGKVLYIHRPTGLKASRLVLSVAADASVKAYKKAVAGALSAVKSSGAAGAVLAWAGPGPLGAEHAEAAVTALADALYTYRHSKPSAPPAAALVKLQLACDKAGAASVRAGILRGKAIAAGVTLAREVANRPGNHCTPTMLAEQARILAREQGLKIEVLDRKAIEKLGMGAFLAVAQGSDEPPQFIVLHYEGGAKKDAPLVLVGKGITFDTGGISIKPAAEMDEMKFDMGGAASVLGTMRAVAALKPKVNLIGVIPTCENMPSGRAVKPGDVVTSMSGQTIEVLNTDAEGRLILCDALTYVERFKPAAVVDIATLTGACVVALGHHLSGLFSADDALADGLLAAGLGALDPAWRMPLLDEYDEALKSNFADMGNVGPRAGGAITAAMFLKRYTAAYRWAHLDIAGTAWKSGAAKGSTGRPVPLLTHFVLSHAG comes from the coding sequence ATGGACGTTCGAGCCCTCCAGGTTGCCAACGAGGATCTGCCCGGACAAGCCGCCGCAGCCTTGGTGGTCGTGTTGTCCGCCGATGCGTCTGCATGGCAATTGCCACCGGTGTTGTCCGATCTTGCGCACGACGCCGTGCGTCACGGCGATCTCGAACTCAAGGCGGGCAAGGTTCTCTACATTCATCGGCCGACGGGCCTGAAGGCATCGCGCCTGGTGCTGTCCGTCGCGGCCGATGCTTCCGTCAAGGCCTACAAGAAGGCGGTTGCCGGGGCCTTGTCGGCAGTGAAGTCCAGCGGCGCAGCCGGCGCCGTGCTGGCCTGGGCCGGGCCCGGTCCGCTCGGCGCCGAGCATGCGGAAGCGGCGGTCACCGCACTGGCCGACGCGCTCTACACCTACCGGCACAGCAAGCCGAGCGCGCCGCCGGCGGCCGCGCTGGTCAAGCTCCAGCTGGCCTGCGACAAGGCCGGCGCGGCGTCGGTGCGTGCCGGCATCCTGCGTGGCAAGGCGATTGCCGCCGGCGTGACGCTGGCGCGTGAAGTGGCCAACCGGCCCGGCAACCATTGCACCCCGACGATGCTGGCCGAGCAGGCCCGCATCCTGGCGCGCGAGCAGGGCCTGAAGATCGAGGTGCTCGACCGCAAGGCGATCGAGAAGCTCGGCATGGGCGCGTTCCTGGCCGTCGCACAGGGCTCCGACGAGCCGCCGCAGTTCATCGTGCTGCACTACGAAGGTGGCGCCAAGAAGGACGCTCCGCTGGTGCTGGTGGGCAAGGGCATCACGTTCGACACCGGCGGCATCTCGATCAAGCCGGCGGCCGAGATGGACGAGATGAAGTTCGACATGGGTGGCGCCGCCAGCGTGCTCGGCACGATGCGCGCCGTGGCCGCGCTCAAGCCCAAGGTCAACCTGATCGGCGTGATTCCGACCTGCGAGAACATGCCCAGCGGCCGCGCGGTCAAGCCGGGCGACGTCGTCACGAGCATGTCCGGCCAGACCATCGAGGTGCTCAACACCGACGCCGAAGGCCGCCTGATCCTGTGCGATGCGCTGACCTACGTCGAGCGCTTCAAGCCTGCCGCGGTGGTCGACATCGCCACGCTCACCGGCGCCTGCGTGGTCGCGCTCGGCCACCATCTGAGCGGCCTGTTCAGTGCCGACGATGCGCTCGCGGACGGCCTGCTCGCTGCCGGCCTGGGTGCCCTCGATCCTGCGTGGCGCATGCCGCTGCTCGACGAATACGACGAGGCCCTGAAGAGCAACTTCGCCGACATGGGCAACGTCGGCCCGCGTGCCGGCGGCGCCATCACGGCGGCGATGTTCCTCAAGCGCTACACCGCGGCCTACCGCTGGGCGCACCTCGACATCGCCGGCACCGCCTGGAAGAGCGGCGCGGCCAAGGGATCGACCGGTCGGCCGGTGCCCTTGCTGACCCACTTCGTGCTCTCGCACGCAGGCTGA
- the lptF gene encoding LPS export ABC transporter permease LptF produces MLFDSTLRKELSRSFGGTLIVILTIVLTMMLIRTLGQAALGRVSPQDVVLLLGYTSLGHLPTMLCLSLFVAVVSTLTRMYGDSEMTIWFASGVSLTRFVRPVVRFGTPIVFFVAALLLFVWPWSNRNISELRGRYEQRSDLSRVAPGQFQTSSNGQRVFFIDKQSPDAGTGRNIFILDQRVDRESVTSAQTGRIDLPDADDTHRRLVLDNGARTDLDLKGETRTISRFDQYSIRISEKALTRIDEPPPKARSSFDLLLSSDPKVRAELAWRVGMVLGGINLMLLGLGLAQGGPRSGSGWTLLLALLSFVVYFNLISLSQAWVASARLSLGTALASVHGGVFVLCAALLWWRVRGKASWRPLRPA; encoded by the coding sequence ATGTTATTCGATTCCACATTGCGTAAAGAGTTGTCACGCAGCTTCGGCGGCACGCTGATCGTGATCCTGACCATCGTGCTGACGATGATGCTGATCCGCACGCTCGGCCAGGCCGCGCTCGGCCGCGTCTCGCCGCAGGACGTGGTGCTGCTGCTCGGCTACACCAGCCTGGGACACCTGCCGACGATGCTGTGCCTGTCGCTGTTCGTCGCGGTGGTCTCCACCCTGACCCGCATGTACGGCGACAGCGAGATGACGATCTGGTTCGCCAGCGGCGTGTCGCTGACACGCTTCGTGCGGCCGGTGGTGCGCTTCGGCACGCCGATCGTGTTCTTCGTCGCGGCCCTGCTGCTGTTCGTGTGGCCCTGGTCGAACCGCAATATCAGCGAACTGCGCGGTCGCTACGAGCAACGCTCGGATCTGTCGCGGGTCGCGCCGGGCCAGTTCCAGACCTCCAGCAACGGCCAGCGGGTCTTCTTCATCGACAAGCAGTCACCCGACGCCGGCACCGGACGCAACATCTTCATCCTCGATCAGCGTGTCGACCGCGAGTCGGTCACCAGCGCGCAGACCGGCCGCATCGACCTGCCTGACGCAGACGACACGCACCGCCGCCTGGTGCTCGACAACGGCGCCCGCACCGACCTCGACCTGAAGGGCGAGACCCGCACGATCTCGCGCTTCGACCAGTACAGCATCCGCATCAGCGAGAAGGCGCTCACCCGCATCGACGAGCCGCCGCCCAAGGCGCGCTCGAGCTTCGACCTGCTGCTCAGCAGCGACCCCAAGGTGCGCGCCGAACTGGCCTGGCGCGTCGGCATGGTGCTGGGCGGCATCAATCTGATGCTGCTCGGACTGGGCCTTGCGCAAGGCGGGCCACGCAGCGGTTCGGGCTGGACGCTGCTGCTGGCGCTGCTGAGCTTCGTCGTCTACTTCAACCTCATCAGCCTCAGCCAGGCCTGGGTGGCATCGGCCAGACTGAGCCTGGGCACGGCCCTGGCGAGCGTGCACGGCGGCGTGTTCGTGCTGTGCGCCGCCCTGCTGTGGTGGCGGGTGCGCGGCAAGGCCAGCTGGCGGCCGCTGCGCCCGGCCTGA
- the lptG gene encoding LPS export ABC transporter permease LptG, with protein MHTIRRLLYREILGATGYVMVAFLGLFFFIDFMAELENIGQHGYGAAQAALACLLQVPGHVYELAPIAVLIGAIYALARLAHSSEFTILRTGGLGPGLALLLLTWLGLGFAAITFVIGDFVAPWCDTQATLLQARASGNLSVASGGAWLKDSASAADGEHRYTVNFAAARSDGELEKVRIFEFGPKGALITRTTAERAVIGDDGTWQLTDVRISHWTSDHTPRLDADEKLASHVWQSGLTRNVVAAAVLPLRTMSTLALYNYMTHLADHEQAAQRYEIQFWKKALYPFACLVMMGLALPFAYLHGRSGGIGLMVFGGIMLGIGFVLLNNLSSHLGLLQNWTPWLAASAPSAIFLLLSLAAFSWLVRYR; from the coding sequence ATGCACACGATCCGTCGACTGCTCTACCGCGAGATCCTCGGCGCCACCGGCTACGTGATGGTGGCGTTCCTGGGCCTGTTCTTCTTCATCGACTTCATGGCCGAGCTCGAGAACATCGGCCAGCACGGCTACGGCGCGGCGCAGGCGGCGCTGGCCTGCCTGCTGCAGGTGCCCGGCCACGTCTACGAACTCGCGCCGATCGCGGTGCTGATCGGTGCGATCTACGCGCTGGCGAGGCTGGCGCATTCGTCGGAGTTCACCATCTTGCGCACCGGCGGGCTCGGCCCCGGGCTGGCGCTGCTGCTGCTCACCTGGCTGGGCCTGGGGTTTGCCGCCATCACCTTCGTGATCGGCGACTTCGTCGCGCCCTGGTGCGACACCCAGGCGACCCTGCTGCAGGCGCGCGCCAGCGGCAACCTGAGCGTGGCCAGCGGCGGCGCCTGGCTCAAGGACAGCGCCAGCGCGGCCGATGGCGAGCATCGCTACACCGTCAACTTCGCCGCCGCTCGCAGCGACGGCGAACTGGAGAAGGTGCGCATCTTCGAGTTCGGCCCCAAGGGCGCCCTGATCACCCGCACCACGGCCGAACGCGCGGTCATCGGCGACGACGGCACCTGGCAGCTCACCGACGTGCGGATCTCGCACTGGACCAGCGACCACACGCCGCGCCTCGATGCCGACGAGAAGCTCGCCAGCCACGTCTGGCAATCGGGCCTGACGCGCAACGTGGTGGCCGCCGCGGTGCTGCCGCTGCGCACCATGTCGACGCTGGCGCTCTACAACTACATGACCCACCTGGCCGATCACGAACAGGCCGCGCAGCGTTACGAGATCCAGTTCTGGAAGAAGGCGCTCTACCCCTTCGCCTGCCTCGTGATGATGGGCCTGGCGCTGCCGTTCGCCTACCTGCACGGGCGCAGCGGCGGCATCGGCCTGATGGTGTTCGGCGGCATCATGCTGGGCATCGGCTTCGTGCTGCTCAACAACCTGTCGAGCCACCTCGGGCTGCTGCAGAACTGGACGCCCTGGCTCGCCGCCAGCGCGCCGAGCGCGATCTTCCTCCTCCTGTCGCTGGCCGCTTTCAGCTGGCTGGTGCGCTACCGCTAG
- a CDS encoding sirohydrochlorin chelatase — protein sequence MQGILLFAHGARDPAWARPFEAIAAQMRAAAPGTPVALGFLELMQPDFGVASSALIEAGCTQLQVVPLFLGAGGHVRRDLPLLIEQAQARHPGVVIAATPAIGETEVVTRAIALAALDLARGHASTAGAGA from the coding sequence ATGCAAGGCATCCTTCTTTTCGCCCACGGCGCCCGTGACCCGGCCTGGGCGCGGCCCTTCGAAGCCATCGCCGCGCAGATGCGCGCCGCCGCGCCGGGCACGCCGGTGGCGCTGGGTTTCCTCGAACTGATGCAGCCCGACTTCGGCGTCGCCAGCAGCGCCCTGATCGAGGCCGGCTGCACGCAACTGCAGGTGGTGCCGCTGTTCCTCGGCGCCGGCGGCCATGTGCGCCGTGACCTGCCGCTGCTGATCGAGCAGGCGCAGGCTCGCCATCCGGGCGTGGTGATCGCCGCGACGCCGGCCATCGGCGAGACCGAGGTCGTGACACGCGCGATCGCGCTGGCCGCGCTCGACCTGGCACGCGGCCACGCCTCGACAGCGGGCGCCGGTGCATGA
- a CDS encoding CysB family HTH-type transcriptional regulator, whose translation MNLHQFRFVQEAARRNLNLTETAKALHTSQPGISKAILELEEELGVDIFVRHGKRLKRITEPGQQVLKSIEVIMREVVNLKRIGDDFSLQDVGTLSIAATHTQARYVLPAPVAALRSSYPKVSVSLHQGTPDQVAQMVLDDAAEVGMATERLMQYEDLVTLPCYEWRHVAVMPADHPLALVERISLEQLAHEPLISYHPSFTGRSKIDAAFEARNLKPQIALEAIDSDVIKTYVRLGLGVGIVAEMAVRDDPICGPGGELVARPVGHLFGPSVARIAFKRSAYLRHFVYAFAELLSERLSRALIMRVMQGSTESGNAADAM comes from the coding sequence ATGAACCTGCACCAGTTCCGCTTCGTGCAGGAGGCCGCGCGCCGCAACCTCAACCTGACCGAAACCGCCAAGGCGCTGCACACCTCGCAGCCTGGCATCTCGAAGGCCATCCTCGAACTCGAGGAAGAGCTCGGCGTCGACATCTTCGTGCGCCACGGCAAGCGCCTCAAGCGCATCACCGAGCCGGGCCAGCAGGTGCTGAAGTCGATCGAGGTGATCATGCGCGAGGTCGTCAACCTCAAGCGCATCGGCGACGACTTCTCGCTGCAGGACGTCGGCACGTTGTCGATCGCAGCCACCCACACGCAGGCCCGTTACGTGCTGCCGGCGCCGGTGGCGGCGCTGCGCAGCAGCTACCCGAAGGTCTCGGTCAGCCTGCACCAGGGCACGCCCGACCAGGTGGCGCAGATGGTGCTCGACGACGCCGCCGAAGTGGGCATGGCGACCGAGCGCCTGATGCAGTACGAAGACCTCGTCACGCTGCCGTGTTACGAGTGGCGCCACGTCGCGGTGATGCCGGCCGACCACCCGCTGGCGCTGGTCGAGCGCATCAGCCTGGAACAGCTCGCACACGAACCGCTGATCTCCTACCACCCGTCGTTCACCGGCCGCAGCAAGATCGACGCGGCCTTCGAGGCGCGCAACCTCAAGCCGCAGATCGCGCTCGAGGCGATCGACTCCGACGTCATCAAGACCTACGTGCGCCTGGGCCTGGGCGTGGGCATCGTGGCCGAGATGGCGGTGCGCGACGACCCGATCTGCGGCCCCGGCGGCGAGCTGGTGGCCCGGCCGGTGGGGCACCTGTTCGGCCCCAGCGTGGCGCGCATCGCCTTCAAGCGCAGCGCCTACCTGCGTCACTTCGTCTATGCGTTTGCCGAGCTGCTGTCCGAGCGGCTGTCGCGCGCCCTGATCATGCGGGTGATGCAAGGCTCGACCGAAAGCGGCAACGCCGCCGACGCCATGTGA
- a CDS encoding pyridoxal phosphate-dependent aminotransferase, which translates to MTLALPASMPVPVSRLPAVGTTIFTVMSALAQETGAVNLGQGFPDFDGDPRLMQAVKDALDAGHNQYPPMAGVALLREAIAAKIETLYGQRYDAGSEITVTAGATQAILTTVLALVHPGDEVIVLEPCYDSYEPSITLAGARTVHVPLTPGTFRPDFERLAAAITPRTRALIVNTPHNPSGTVWTEAEMRTLAELLRPTPIILIADEVYEHMVYDGAAHQSVARYPELAARSVLISSFGKTYHVTGWKVAFAAAPAALSAEFRKVHQFNVFTVNTPMQYALAAYMADAAPYLGLAAFYQRKRDLFRAGLTQTGLRLLPCEGTYFQCVDYSGLPAAVATLPEADFCRWLTREVGVAAIPLSAFYRDGFNQQVARLCFAKRDETLQLALGRLQQHLPG; encoded by the coding sequence ATGACCCTCGCCCTGCCCGCCTCGATGCCCGTCCCCGTCAGCCGCCTGCCCGCGGTCGGCACGACCATCTTCACCGTGATGTCGGCCCTTGCACAGGAGACCGGCGCGGTCAACCTCGGCCAGGGGTTCCCGGATTTCGACGGCGACCCGCGCCTGATGCAGGCAGTCAAGGACGCGCTCGACGCCGGCCACAACCAGTACCCGCCGATGGCCGGCGTGGCGCTGCTGCGCGAGGCGATCGCTGCCAAGATCGAGACACTCTACGGCCAGCGCTACGACGCCGGCAGCGAGATCACCGTCACCGCCGGCGCCACCCAGGCGATCCTGACCACCGTGCTGGCGCTGGTGCATCCGGGCGACGAGGTGATCGTGCTCGAGCCCTGCTACGACAGCTACGAGCCGAGCATCACGCTGGCCGGCGCGCGCACGGTGCACGTGCCGCTCACGCCGGGCACGTTCCGGCCCGATTTCGAGCGCCTGGCCGCCGCCATCACGCCGCGCACCCGGGCGCTGATCGTGAACACGCCGCACAACCCCAGCGGCACGGTCTGGACCGAAGCCGAGATGCGCACGCTCGCCGAGCTGCTGCGCCCGACGCCGATCATCCTGATCGCCGACGAGGTCTACGAGCACATGGTGTATGACGGCGCGGCACACCAGAGCGTGGCGCGTTATCCGGAGCTGGCGGCGCGCAGCGTGCTGATCTCGAGCTTCGGCAAGACCTATCACGTGACGGGCTGGAAAGTGGCGTTCGCGGCCGCGCCGGCCGCGCTCAGCGCCGAGTTCCGCAAGGTGCACCAGTTCAACGTGTTCACGGTCAACACGCCGATGCAGTACGCGCTGGCCGCCTACATGGCCGATGCGGCGCCCTACCTCGGGCTGGCGGCGTTCTATCAGCGCAAGCGGGACCTGTTCCGCGCCGGCCTGACGCAGACCGGCCTGCGGCTGCTGCCGTGCGAGGGCACGTATTTCCAGTGTGTCGACTACAGCGGCCTGCCCGCCGCGGTGGCCACCCTGCCGGAGGCCGATTTCTGCCGCTGGCTGACGCGCGAGGTCGGCGTGGCGGCGATTCCGCTGTCGGCCTTCTATCGCGACGGCTTCAACCAGCAGGTCGCACGGCTGTGTTTTGCCAAGCGTGACGAGACCCTGCAACTCGCGCTCGGCCGCCTGCAGCAGCACCTGCCGGGCTGA
- a CDS encoding glutathione S-transferase N-terminal domain-containing protein, with protein sequence MIELYSWATPNGHKVHIMLEECGLPYRVHPVDIGAGDQFDPDFLAISPNNKIPAITDPDGPDGKPISLFESGAILLYLAGKTGRLLPADTAGKYEVLQWLMFQMGGVGPMLGQAHHFRIYAPEKVPYAIDRYTNEAKRLYQVMNKRLARSKYIGGPTYSIADIAIYPWLRSWKNQGIDWSDYPHLKGWFDEIGARPAVQRGVEVLAARRKPITGDKEREILFGQSQLNQHR encoded by the coding sequence ATGATTGAACTCTACTCCTGGGCCACGCCCAACGGTCACAAGGTCCACATCATGCTCGAGGAGTGCGGACTGCCTTACCGGGTGCACCCGGTCGACATCGGTGCGGGCGACCAGTTCGATCCCGATTTTCTCGCCATCAGCCCGAACAACAAGATCCCGGCGATCACCGATCCCGACGGGCCGGACGGCAAACCGATCTCGCTGTTCGAGTCGGGCGCGATCCTGCTGTACCTGGCCGGCAAGACCGGACGCCTGCTGCCCGCCGACACCGCCGGCAAGTACGAGGTGCTGCAGTGGCTGATGTTCCAGATGGGCGGCGTCGGCCCGATGCTGGGCCAGGCGCACCACTTCCGGATCTATGCGCCCGAGAAGGTGCCCTACGCGATCGATCGCTACACCAACGAGGCGAAACGGCTGTACCAGGTGATGAACAAGCGCCTGGCCAGATCGAAGTACATCGGCGGGCCGACCTATTCGATCGCCGACATCGCCATCTACCCCTGGCTGCGCTCCTGGAAGAACCAGGGCATCGACTGGAGCGACTACCCGCACCTCAAGGGCTGGTTCGACGAGATCGGCGCCCGGCCTGCGGTGCAGCGCGGCGTCGAGGTGCTGGCCGCCCGGCGCAAGCCGATCACCGGCGACAAGGAACGCGAGATCCTGTTCGGCCAGTCACAGCTGAACCAGCACCGCTGA
- a CDS encoding transglutaminase family protein, translated as MSAEPREGALPSTPEAVHPIQRPVRVLRVQHETRYDYDGPVELAHHMAHLRPRMTPWQRIRDWSLRINPWPDAVVWDAPTPLDLPLTEPLPGAETAAQADSDVAVSVRSHPDGALRSYPGADMAPGVQQSQDPWGNWRAVFSHSRVHRRLTVRACFTAELLAPPPMRLKASPPWEQVARRLRYQPGQPFDEALEFVLPSTYAPRDAALARLGAEVFLPGTPLLAGAVALMHLVYRRFEYHTTATSVATRAPEALAQRRGVCQDFAHVMIGALRSLGLAARYVSGYLLTQPPPGQPRLVGADASHAWVQVWCPVHGWVALDPTNAVPAGLDHVTLAWGRDYADVAPLRGVIRGGGGPEPRVSVTVEPLTEPEEAGRSIEARSDAVEPAEATAADTADAEADAEPADAADAADATGSAA; from the coding sequence ATGAGCGCAGAACCACGCGAGGGCGCGCTGCCCTCGACGCCTGAGGCCGTGCATCCGATCCAGCGCCCGGTGCGGGTGTTGCGGGTGCAGCACGAAACCCGCTACGACTACGACGGGCCGGTCGAGCTCGCGCATCACATGGCGCATCTGCGTCCGCGCATGACGCCCTGGCAGCGCATCCGCGACTGGTCGCTGCGCATCAATCCGTGGCCCGACGCCGTGGTGTGGGATGCGCCCACGCCACTCGATCTGCCGCTGACCGAGCCGCTGCCCGGCGCCGAAACGGCCGCGCAGGCCGACTCCGATGTGGCGGTGTCCGTGCGCTCGCACCCGGATGGCGCGCTGCGGTCCTATCCCGGTGCCGACATGGCGCCGGGGGTGCAGCAGAGCCAGGATCCGTGGGGCAACTGGCGCGCGGTGTTCTCGCATTCGCGGGTGCATCGGCGCCTGACCGTGCGGGCCTGTTTCACGGCCGAACTGCTGGCGCCGCCGCCGATGCGGCTCAAGGCCAGCCCGCCCTGGGAGCAGGTGGCCCGGCGCCTGCGCTATCAGCCCGGCCAGCCGTTCGACGAGGCGCTCGAGTTCGTGCTGCCGTCGACCTACGCCCCGCGCGACGCGGCGCTGGCGCGGCTGGGCGCCGAGGTGTTCCTGCCCGGCACGCCGTTGCTGGCCGGTGCGGTCGCGCTCATGCACCTGGTCTACCGGCGCTTCGAATACCACACCACCGCGACCTCGGTGGCCACCCGCGCACCCGAGGCCCTGGCGCAGCGGCGCGGCGTCTGCCAGGACTTCGCCCACGTGATGATCGGTGCGCTGCGCTCGCTGGGCCTGGCGGCGCGCTACGTCAGCGGCTATCTGCTGACCCAGCCGCCACCCGGCCAGCCGCGGCTGGTGGGGGCCGACGCCTCGCATGCCTGGGTGCAGGTGTGGTGCCCGGTGCACGGCTGGGTCGCGCTCGACCCGACCAATGCGGTGCCGGCAGGGCTCGATCACGTCACGCTCGCCTGGGGCCGCGACTACGCCGATGTCGCGCCGTTGCGGGGCGTGATCCGCGGCGGCGGCGGCCCGGAGCCGCGGGTGTCGGTCACGGTGGAGCCGCTCACCGAGCCCGAGGAGGCCGGTCGGTCGATCGAAGCCAGGTCCGACGCCGTCGAACCGGCCGAGGCCACCGCTGCCGACACTGCCGATGCCGAAGCAGATGCCGAGCCGGCCGATGCGGCCGATGCGGCCGACGCCACCGGCTCGGCCGCCTGA